The DNA window CATGACAACTAAAAAAGAATATAATGTTGAAAACCAATATGGAGAATTCGTCAACGAGCTCCATGATGAAGATCGTGCATTCTTGCAGTTTATGGCTCGGCGACAACGATATTAATTCTTTCTTTTTTTCTAATAAAAGTAAATAATAAAGTAAACGGGAAAATAGTAAATATAATCAAAATATGAAACAACAAACCGAAAGAAAAATCCTCACCCAAAGAACCGTTTTAAAAATCCCGTACTTGCTTTCTCTTCCTGCAATTCTTTAATCAGTTCACGTTGTTTCTTAGATATTTTTGTAGGAACAGCAACACGCACTTTTACCATCTGATCGCCACGTCCACTGGATTGAATACGAGCAAGACCTTTACCTTTCATGCGAAATGTTGTTTCTGATTGCGTCCCTTCAGGAATAGTGAGAACAGCAGTACCGTCAATGGTAGGTACTTCAATTTCATCACCAAGTGTAGCCTGCGTAAACGAAATAGGAATAGTAATTTCCAAATTATCCCCTTGCCTTGCAAAGTGAGCATGAGCTTTGACATGAACTTGAATATACAAATCTCCCGCACGACCACCTGCTCCTCCCACCTCGCCTTCTCCAGTAACACGTAGACGCATACCATCCTCAATTCCAGCAGGAATAGTAACTTCGATTTCTTTACGTTCACGAACGACGCCTTCACCGTTACATTCTTTACAGGTATCACTTGCTTTCTCACCACGACCTTGACAAGTAGAACAAGGCGCAGTTTGTTGGAAGACACCAAACGGAGTCTTTTGAATTTTACGCATATATCCTGAACCTTGACAAGATGAACATTTTGTAAACGAATGAGCCCCTTTACCTTTGCAAGAAGCACAATGAGCTAATTTATTGAGTTTAACAGATTTTGTCGTTCCTTTTGCTACTTCCTCCAGAGTGATTTCAATATCATAGAGTAAATCAGAACCGCGTCGACCACCTCGTCCACGACCCCCAGCATTGCCACCAAAGAGTTGATCAAAGATATCTCCAAAATCCCCCATACCGCCAAATTGTGACATCACATCAGAGAAATCATACCCCTCAAAACCACTGCCACCAGGACCGCCAGCCCCGCCATTAAACGCAGCAGAACCATATTGATCATATTGGGCCCGTTTCTTATCATCTCCAAGAACGGAAGCTGCTTGATTAATTTCCTTGAATTTCTCTTCATACTCCTTTTTATTCTCTTCAGCAGCGCGATCTGGGTGATATTTCATTGCCAGTTTTTTATAGGCTTTCTTAATATCTTCTTTCGTTGCACCTTTCTCAACACCCAATAATGAATAATAATCTTTATCTGCCATGGTCTATTCTCCCGTAACTCTACGAAGATGGTTCTCAAACTCTTGTTTTAAATCTTGTGCAGTGAATGATAAATGCGAAAATAATTCTACTTCAAAATCCAGCATTTCTTGTTCTTCTTCATGCCTTAGGATCGCATGAGGATACATCTCACGCAAATACGCTAATCTCTCCCGCAACCCTATAATCTCTGTCTTTAACACTCGCCAATCAATGTAATGCACCAAATTTTCTTCAAATGTTTTGTCTACCACATGAATCCCCGGTGCGCTGGCTTTACGCAATGACGCCGCCAACCTAGGATACTGCTCACCAAACACTTCATATGCAATTTCTCCTTCGTACTTTCCTGCAAAACGCAATCGTAATTCTTTCCACTTAGCAATCTCCTCATCTGAATACGCATAAGGATGATATTTATGATTAGGATTTAATTCTTTGAGTGTCACCGCTTTAAACAAATCATGTAAGACCGAAAGGGCACGCACAAAATCAACATCAACAGGCTTACCCTCAATTCTAGTTCCATTTTTAACTAACTCTTGTGCTAAAAACATGCTTACCTCTTGCACCGCTTTGCAATGC is part of the Candidatus Woesearchaeota archaeon genome and encodes:
- the dnaJ gene encoding molecular chaperone DnaJ produces the protein MADKDYYSLLGVEKGATKEDIKKAYKKLAMKYHPDRAAEENKKEYEEKFKEINQAASVLGDDKKRAQYDQYGSAAFNGGAGGPGGSGFEGYDFSDVMSQFGGMGDFGDIFDQLFGGNAGGRGRGGRRGSDLLYDIEITLEEVAKGTTKSVKLNKLAHCASCKGKGAHSFTKCSSCQGSGYMRKIQKTPFGVFQQTAPCSTCQGRGEKASDTCKECNGEGVVRERKEIEVTIPAGIEDGMRLRVTGEGEVGGAGGRAGDLYIQVHVKAHAHFARQGDNLEITIPISFTQATLGDEIEVPTIDGTAVLTIPEGTQSETTFRMKGKGLARIQSSGRGDQMVKVRVAVPTKISKKQRELIKELQEEKASTGFLKRFFG